CTTTTAGTATGTTGGTTAAGGATTTGTTACTGGAAATTAATGCAATATTTTATCTTAATGCAGCCGTAGCGGTTAGCATTATAACTACGCTAGAAAAATTTAAAGTGCCTGGGCTTGCTATAAAGTGGCCTAACGACATTTTGGCAGGTAATAAAAAGCTAGGTGGTATACTGATAGAAAATAATATTAGGAGTAATGGCGAAATACACTCTATAGTAGGTGTTGGGCTGAATATTAATCAGACTAATTTTGGAGGTTTGCCGAAAGCTACATCCTTAACCTTAGTTACTGGTAATATGTTTGATAAACATGAACTTATGTTAGCAATTACCAAAAACTTAAAACGTAATGTATCGAGGCTATTAAATAAGGATGCCGATGCGCTTTGGGAGCAGTACTTATCTAAACTATATAAGAGAAATATACCCATGACGTTTGAGAAAAACGATGAAAAATTTATGGGCATTATAAAAGGTGTTGCCAAA
The Flavobacterium litorale genome window above contains:
- a CDS encoding biotin--[acetyl-CoA-carboxylase] ligase, with translation MNIIKLNAINSTNDYLKSLSAAQYLDNFTIVVTEHQTQGRGQMGTQWESEQGKNLTFSMLVKDLLLEINAIFYLNAAVAVSIITTLEKFKVPGLAIKWPNDILAGNKKLGGILIENNIRSNGEIHSIVGVGLNINQTNFGGLPKATSLTLVTGNMFDKHELMLAITKNLKRNVSRLLNKDADALWEQYLSKLYKRNIPMTFEKNDEKFMGIIKGVAKNGSLEVQLEDDSITYYQVKEVQLLY